A single genomic interval of Festucalex cinctus isolate MCC-2025b chromosome 16, RoL_Fcin_1.0, whole genome shotgun sequence harbors:
- the LOC144002972 gene encoding cAMP-regulated D2 protein: protein MCYLSNMESWTCLLLWCTLCLVPITGETTKNDDEVNLVSFLRGIYAGLFMRDDPLVLNTDFGINSLAWQSPEVNSFTGEREDKQVKQENNGTPGPVVLTKNGQVKGITADKAQIFYGIPYSDPPVGAYRWKPPRPVSPWKGIYDATFPRAPCMQGCRGSIAAECPRNVSEDCLYLNIFVPRDVNFSSPLHSPLPVMVWIHGGDFIAGSASKPMYDGRFMSNFTHTIVVSLEYRLGAFGFLVSGKDPKTSAVGNYGILDQQAALLWVQRNIAMFGGDSSKVTIFGESAGAQSVSLHLMIQSSKPLFKQAVLQSLPFSIPFKTRHDALKLGKDFAKKTNCSVGDIVCLLSLTPQAVLEAQMKTSSKLVNPFRFLEVFETWGPFIDGELIKEQAVNAFQKGHWHKEKPVLLGTTSEEGVIFVYGVFNKPVSTVESIMYVTAIFKQHSLRILHKYLPLFRDSDRRVMLAQIVTDFVFLCPSRRSARAGTEAGSQAWMYVFDHVTSDPRVWSGLTFCYRHVCHGAELPFIFDSAPVANFTLTPAEKLLSNRMLCYWGAFAHTGDPSSRVRQTTFCREQRLPVWPRYSDTSGWLVMNLTVRSHAQVGTRSHMCDFWDHLGIY from the exons ATGTGTTATTTGTCAAATATGGAGAGCTGGACGTGTTTGTTGCTGTGGTGCACACTTTGTTTGGTGCCTATCACTGGAGAGACAACAAAAAATGATGATGAGGTCAACCTTGTTAGCTTCCTGAGAGGAATCTATGCTGGACTCTTCATGAGGGATGATCCGTTGGTCCTCAACACAGACTTTGGGATAAACTCCCTTGCCTGGCAAAGTCCGGAGGTCAACTCATTTACAGGAGAACGTGAGGACAAACAGGTCAAGCAGGAAAACAATGGGACTCCTGGACCTGTGGTGTTGACCAAAAACGGGCAAGTCAAGGGGATTACAGCAGATAAGGCCCAGATATTTTATGGGATACCATATTCGGACCCCCCAGTTGGGGCTTACCGCTGGAAGCCACCCAGACCTGTGAGTCCTTGGAAGGGGATTTATGACGCCACCTTCCCCAGGGCGCCGTGCATGCAAGGCTGCAGAGGATCAATCGCTGCGGAATGTCCAAGAAAT GTCAGCGAGGACTGTCTCTACCTCAACATCTTCGTCCCCCGGGATGTAAACTTTAGCTCTCCACTACACAGTCCACTTCCTGTGATGGTGTGGATCCACGGTGGGGATTTCATTGCCGGTTCGGCCTCCAAGCCGATGTACGACGGCCGCTTCATGAGCAACTTCACCCACACCATTGTCGTAAGCCTGGAGTACAGACTAG GTGCGTTCGGGTTCCTTGTGTCTGGAAAAGACCCCAAGACGTCAGCAGTGGGAAATTATGGGATTTTGGACCAGCAGGCAGCACTTCTTTGGGTCCAACGGAACATTGCGATGTTTGGAGGTGACTCTAGCAAG GTAACGATATTCGGAGAAAGTGCCGGTGCTCAGTCTGTGAGTCTTCACCTGATGATCCAAAGCAGCAAGCCTCTGTTCAAACAGGCTGTTCTGCAGAGTTTGCCCTTCTCAATCCCTTTCAAGACCAG ACACGACGCCCTGAAGCTCGGAAAGGACTTTGCAAAAAAGACCAACTGCTCCGTTGGCGACATCGTCTGTCTGCTGTCGCTCACGCCACAGGCCGTCCTGGAAGCGCAGATGAAAACAA GTTCCAAGCTCGTGAACCCGTTCAGGTTCCTGGAGGTGTTTGAGACATGGGGTCCCTTTATTGATGGCGAACTAATTAAGGAGCAGGCGGTCAATGCCTTCCAGAAAGGCCACTGGCATAAGGAGAAGCCAGTGCTGCTGG GTACAACCTCAGAGGAAGGTGTGATCTTTGTGTATGGCGTCTTTAACAAGCCCGTGTCTACGGTGGAGTCCATCATGTACGTTACGGCCATCTTCAAACAACACAGCCTACGGATCTTGCACAAGTACCTGCCTCTCTTCAGAGACTCTGATCGACGAGTTATGCTGGCTCAG ATCGTCACAGACTTCGTCTTTCTGTGTCCATCGCGGAGGTCGGCGCGTGCCGGCACAGAAGCGGGAAGCCAAGCATGGATGTACGTATTCGACCATGTGACATCAGACCCCCGCGTCTGGTCCGGTCTGACCTTCTGCTACCGGCACGTCTGCCACGGCGCCGAGTTGCCATTCATCTTCGACTCGGCCCCCGTGGCTAACTTCACCCTGACGCCGGCCGAGAAGCTGCTGTCCAATCGGATGCTGTGCTACTGGGGCGCCTTTGCCCACACGGGCGACCCGTCCTCACGGGTCCGTCAGACGACCTTCTGCCGGGAGCAACGTCTGCCCGTGTGGCCTCGCTATTCGGACACCAGCGGATGGCTGGTCATGAACCTGACGGTGCGCTCACATGCACAAGTGGGGACCAGGAGCCATATGTGTGACTTCTGGGACCATCTGGGAATTTACTAG